A genomic segment from Paraburkholderia hayleyella encodes:
- a CDS encoding 3-hydroxyacyl-CoA dehydrogenase encodes MDLNGNVFLITGGASGLGAATAQRFAQQGGRVVLADLNEDAGQALAQTLGGRFVRCDVSREDDAQAAIAAATQFGIVRGLINCAGIAPAIKTLGKEGPHPLEAFVRTLSINLGGTFNMVRLAAAAMAQNEPNALGERGVIVNTASVAAFDGQMGQAAYAASKAGIAGMTLPLARDLARNAIRVMTIAPGIFETPILLGMPQEVQAALGAMVPFPPRLGKPAEYAMLVEQIFANPMLNGEVIRLDGAIRMQPK; translated from the coding sequence ATGGATCTCAACGGCAATGTATTTCTGATTACGGGCGGCGCCTCCGGGCTAGGCGCGGCAACCGCCCAACGTTTCGCGCAACAGGGCGGCCGGGTCGTCCTCGCGGACCTGAACGAGGACGCGGGCCAGGCGCTCGCTCAAACGCTTGGCGGACGCTTCGTGCGCTGCGACGTCAGCCGGGAAGACGATGCGCAAGCGGCTATCGCCGCGGCCACACAGTTCGGCATCGTCCGCGGGCTCATCAATTGCGCGGGTATCGCCCCCGCGATCAAAACCCTGGGCAAGGAAGGCCCGCACCCGCTCGAGGCATTTGTCCGCACCCTCTCGATCAACCTGGGCGGTACCTTCAACATGGTGCGGCTCGCGGCCGCCGCGATGGCGCAAAACGAACCGAACGCGCTCGGCGAACGGGGAGTCATCGTCAACACCGCATCCGTCGCGGCCTTCGACGGACAAATGGGCCAAGCCGCGTATGCCGCATCGAAGGCGGGCATCGCGGGCATGACACTGCCACTGGCACGAGACCTCGCTCGCAACGCGATCCGCGTGATGACGATTGCCCCAGGTATTTTCGAAACACCCATACTGCTAGGCATGCCGCAAGAGGTGCAAGCCGCGCTCGGCGCGATGGTGCCGTTCCCACCCCGTCTAGGCAAGCCCGCTGAATACGCCATGCTGGTGGAGCAGATTTTCGCCAATCCGATGCTCAATGGCGAAGTGATCCGGCTCGATGGTGCGATTCGGATGCAGCCGAAATAA
- a CDS encoding SirB1 family protein, whose product MTRVLDYFSTLVAEDESLPLTEAVLALAQDAYPDLDMQGTLAELDALVLRLQQHLPDDASIEHKVLQLNDFFFRELGFSSNTNDYYDPDNSHLNMVLKRRRGIPVSLGVLYLEMAGQIGIPVRGVSFPGHFLLRVMTPAGNVMLDPTTGHSLSEGEMIEMLEPYVATAGESVGRALRLLLQPATRREIVARMLRNLKATYLQTERWQRLLAVQQRLVILLSDNIEEVRDRGFAYARLNYLRLALEDLEHYLGDRPDADDAAAVETQLHELRQRAQQNNHD is encoded by the coding sequence ATAACCCGGGTTCTCGATTATTTCAGTACGCTCGTCGCCGAAGATGAGAGCCTGCCGCTGACCGAAGCCGTGCTAGCGCTGGCCCAGGATGCCTATCCGGATCTCGATATGCAAGGCACGCTGGCCGAGCTCGATGCGCTGGTGCTGCGTTTGCAGCAACACTTGCCGGACGACGCCAGCATCGAACACAAAGTGCTCCAGCTGAACGATTTCTTTTTCCGTGAGCTGGGTTTCTCCAGCAATACCAACGATTACTACGATCCCGACAACAGCCATTTGAATATGGTGCTCAAACGCCGCCGCGGGATTCCGGTTTCGCTGGGTGTGCTGTATCTGGAGATGGCCGGACAGATTGGCATTCCCGTGCGTGGCGTGTCGTTTCCAGGGCATTTTCTGCTGCGTGTGATGACGCCTGCGGGCAATGTGATGCTCGATCCGACCACGGGCCATTCGCTTTCCGAAGGCGAAATGATCGAAATGCTGGAGCCTTATGTCGCCACGGCTGGGGAATCGGTGGGACGGGCGCTGCGTTTGCTGCTGCAACCGGCCACGCGGCGCGAGATCGTCGCGCGAATGTTGCGTAATCTGAAGGCCACTTATTTGCAGACGGAGCGTTGGCAGCGCCTGCTCGCGGTGCAGCAACGGCTGGTCATCCTGTTGTCCGACAATATCGAGGAGGTGCGTGACCGTGGCTTCGCGTATGCGCGGCTCAACTATCTGCGCCTCGCACTGGAAGATCTCGAACACTATCTGGGCGACCGGCCGGATGCAGACGATGCGGCTGCCGTCGAGACGCAACTGCACGAGTTGCGCCAACGTGCCCAGCAGAACAATCACGACTGA
- the adk gene encoding adenylate kinase, giving the protein MRLILLGAPGAGKGTQANFIKAEFGIPQISTGDMLRAAVKAGSPLGVEAKRYMEAGELVPDTLIINLVKERLLAPDCTNGYLFDGFPRTLPQAEAMKQAGVAIDYVLEIDVPFDEIIVRMSGRRVHAASGRTYHTRFNPPKVENRDDITGEPLIQRDDDKEETVRKRLDVYVAQTCPLIEYYTRWAQQGDPATPLKAPQYRRISGMGSVDEIRSRVFAALQ; this is encoded by the coding sequence ATGCGTTTGATCCTGTTGGGCGCTCCCGGAGCGGGCAAGGGCACCCAGGCAAACTTCATCAAGGCCGAATTCGGCATTCCACAAATTTCCACTGGCGACATGCTGCGTGCGGCGGTCAAGGCGGGCTCGCCGCTCGGCGTCGAAGCAAAGCGCTATATGGAGGCAGGCGAACTCGTCCCGGACACGCTCATCATCAATCTGGTCAAAGAGCGCCTGCTTGCGCCCGATTGCACCAACGGTTATCTGTTCGACGGCTTTCCGCGCACGCTGCCTCAGGCCGAAGCCATGAAGCAGGCAGGCGTGGCGATCGATTACGTGCTTGAGATCGACGTGCCATTCGATGAAATCATCGTGCGCATGAGCGGGCGCCGGGTTCATGCCGCGTCAGGCCGGACATATCACACACGCTTCAATCCGCCTAAAGTCGAGAACCGCGATGACATCACCGGCGAGCCGCTGATCCAGCGCGACGACGACAAGGAAGAAACCGTGCGCAAGCGGCTTGATGTGTATGTGGCACAAACCTGTCCGCTGATCGAGTACTACACCCGCTGGGCACAACAGGGCGACCCGGCCACACCACTGAAAGCGCCGCAGTACCGCCGCATTTCAGGGATGGGCAGCGTCGATGAAATCCGCTCGCGCGTGTTTGCCGCGCTGCAATAG
- the lpxK gene encoding tetraacyldisaccharide 4'-kinase: MSGLRATLETHLTRAWQQRGPLAWALTPLACLFGALTGLRRSAYALGWLKTVQLPVPVVVVGNVTVGGTGKTPSVIALVEALRHAGFTPGVVSRGYGVKLHRPTAVTAASQASAAGDEPVLIARRTGAPVWVHPDRVAAAQALCAAHPQVDVIVSDDGLQHYRLKRDVEIVVFDHRLGGNGFLLPAGPLREPLSRQRDATLINNPYDRVLPPWPNTFALDLTPGEAWHLDDPALRRPLTQFDSERVLAAAGIGAPERFFATVRAAGLTPRTQALPDHYAFASNPFASADADTILITEKDAVKLAAWHDARIWVVPVDAVLDPRLIAFVVEKLRGRSLA, from the coding sequence ATGAGCGGTTTGCGCGCCACGCTCGAAACACACCTGACCCGCGCCTGGCAGCAGCGCGGTCCACTGGCCTGGGCGCTCACACCGCTGGCATGCCTGTTCGGCGCCCTCACCGGTCTACGCCGCAGCGCCTATGCCTTGGGCTGGCTCAAGACGGTGCAACTGCCCGTGCCGGTGGTGGTGGTCGGCAATGTCACTGTCGGCGGCACCGGCAAAACCCCGAGCGTGATTGCTTTGGTCGAAGCCTTGCGTCATGCAGGCTTCACGCCGGGCGTCGTGTCGCGCGGCTATGGCGTCAAACTGCACCGGCCAACCGCTGTCACGGCGGCGTCCCAGGCAAGTGCCGCAGGCGATGAACCCGTGCTGATTGCCCGCCGCACAGGCGCGCCCGTCTGGGTCCATCCTGATCGCGTTGCCGCCGCGCAAGCGCTGTGTGCGGCCCACCCGCAAGTCGATGTGATCGTCAGCGACGATGGCTTGCAGCATTACCGGCTCAAGCGCGACGTCGAAATCGTGGTGTTCGATCATCGGCTCGGCGGCAATGGTTTTCTTCTGCCCGCTGGCCCGTTGCGCGAGCCGCTATCACGCCAGCGTGATGCAACGCTCATCAATAATCCTTACGATCGCGTGCTTCCGCCCTGGCCGAATACTTTCGCGCTCGATCTCACTCCCGGCGAAGCCTGGCATCTCGATGATCCCGCGTTGCGTCGGCCGCTCACCCAGTTCGATAGCGAACGGGTGCTGGCCGCCGCCGGTATCGGCGCCCCCGAGCGCTTCTTCGCCACCGTGCGTGCAGCGGGGCTCACCCCTCGCACACAAGCGCTGCCCGATCATTACGCCTTTGCCAGCAACCCCTTCGCCAGCGCCGATGCCGACACCATCCTGATCACGGAAAAGGATGCAGTAAAATTGGCCGCCTGGCACGACGCACGAATCTGGGTTGTCCCTGTCGATGCCGTGCTTGACCCTCGCCTCATTGCTTTTGTTGTGGAGAAACTTCGTGGACGCTCGCTTGCTTGA
- the rpsT gene encoding 30S ribosomal protein S20, giving the protein MANTAQARKRARQAAKANSHNSALRSKFRTAIKAVRKAIDSGDKAKAAEIFQASAKTIDIIADKKIVHKNKAARHKSRLAAAIKGLQAPAA; this is encoded by the coding sequence ATGGCTAACACAGCACAAGCACGCAAACGCGCTCGCCAGGCCGCCAAGGCCAACTCGCACAACTCGGCGCTGCGCTCGAAGTTCCGTACAGCCATCAAGGCCGTGCGCAAGGCGATCGACAGTGGCGACAAGGCCAAGGCTGCTGAAATTTTCCAGGCTTCAGCCAAAACCATCGACATCATCGCCGACAAGAAAATCGTTCACAAGAACAAGGCAGCACGTCATAAAAGCCGCCTCGCAGCCGCGATCAAAGGCCTGCAAGCTCCCGCAGCCTAA
- the kdsB gene encoding 3-deoxy-manno-octulosonate cytidylyltransferase, with amino-acid sequence MTDSSIVPFIAVVPARLASTRLPGKPLADIGGKPMVVRVAERARASGAQQVLVASDAPAVLDAARAHGFDAVLTRADHPSGTDRLAEVAAQFGWSDDTLIVNVQGDEPLIDPALVRDVALHLATHPHCAIATAAHSITDAADVFNPNVVKVVLDARGLALYFSRAPIPWARDAYLSQWSGQASLPAPPAGMAVYRHIGLYAYRAQFLRAYPMLSPSPLEQAEALEQLRALWHGERIAVLLTREAPLPGVDTPADLARVQSLFGSAAE; translated from the coding sequence ATGACCGATTCCAGCATCGTGCCTTTCATTGCCGTCGTGCCTGCACGTCTGGCGTCCACCCGCTTGCCGGGCAAGCCGCTCGCCGATATCGGCGGCAAACCCATGGTGGTGCGCGTTGCCGAGCGCGCGCGCGCTTCCGGCGCGCAGCAGGTGCTGGTGGCATCCGACGCGCCCGCGGTGCTTGACGCCGCTCGCGCGCATGGTTTCGACGCGGTGCTCACCCGTGCTGACCATCCTTCCGGCACCGACCGCCTGGCAGAAGTCGCCGCCCAGTTCGGCTGGAGCGACGACACGCTGATCGTCAACGTGCAAGGCGACGAGCCGCTGATCGACCCGGCGCTGGTGCGCGACGTAGCATTGCATCTGGCCACTCATCCTCACTGCGCCATTGCCACGGCGGCACATTCCATCACCGATGCCGCCGACGTTTTCAATCCCAATGTCGTCAAGGTCGTGCTCGACGCGCGCGGCCTCGCGCTGTATTTTTCCCGCGCACCGATTCCCTGGGCACGTGACGCCTACCTGTCCCAATGGTCTGGACAGGCCTCTCTGCCCGCCCCCCCCGCCGGGATGGCGGTGTACCGTCACATCGGGCTGTATGCCTATCGCGCGCAGTTTCTGCGCGCCTATCCGATGCTCAGCCCGTCACCGCTTGAGCAAGCCGAAGCGCTCGAACAGTTGCGCGCCCTGTGGCACGGCGAACGGATCGCGGTATTGCTCACCCGCGAAGCGCCCCTGCCTGGCGTCGACACCCCCGCCGATCTCGCACGTGTGCAGTCGCTATTTGGTTCAGCGGCAGAATAA
- a CDS encoding Trm112 family protein yields the protein MDARLLEILVCPLCKGPLSYVRPAQELVCSVDKLAYPVRDGIPVMLVNEARQTVEGTVVEPPPATPDN from the coding sequence GTGGACGCTCGCTTGCTTGAAATTCTTGTTTGCCCGCTGTGCAAGGGCCCTCTCAGTTATGTGCGCCCAGCCCAGGAACTGGTCTGTAGCGTGGACAAGCTGGCTTATCCAGTCCGCGACGGCATTCCTGTCATGCTCGTCAATGAAGCCCGGCAAACCGTTGAAGGCACCGTCGTCGAACCACCGCCAGCGACGCCCGACAACTAG
- the murJ gene encoding murein biosynthesis integral membrane protein MurJ produces MNLFRALLTVSGFTLLSRVTGLARETLIARAFGASPYTDAFYVAFRIPNLLRRISAEGAFSQAFVPILAEFKNQQGHDATKALVDATSTVLAWALALLSLIGVAGASWVVLIVASGLRAEGEAFTLAVTMTRIMFPYIVFISLTSLASGVLNTYKNFSLPAFAPVLLNLAFIAAAVFVAPYLQTPVYALAWAVIVGGVLQFMVQLPGLKKIGMLPHIGLNPLRALAHRGVKRVLAKMVPAMFAVSVAQISLIINTNIASHIGPGAVSWINYADRLMEFPTALLGVALGTILLPSLSQAHVDADAHEYSALLDWGLRVTFLLAAPSAVALFFFAEPLTATLFHYGKFDGHAVVMVARALAAYGVGLIGLILIKILAPGFYAKQDIKTPVKIGIGVLIVTQIGNLVFVPLLAHAGLTLSVGLGACVNALLLFIGLRRRGIYMPSQGWLLFFAQLVGACFVLAGAMHWFSGSFDWIGLHARPLERIALLGACLVLFAVLYFGMLWAMGFKYTYFRRRVA; encoded by the coding sequence ATGAATCTCTTCAGAGCCTTGCTGACGGTCAGCGGCTTCACGCTGTTGTCGCGCGTGACCGGACTGGCCCGTGAAACGCTGATCGCGCGCGCGTTCGGCGCTAGCCCCTACACCGACGCGTTTTACGTCGCCTTCCGTATTCCCAACCTGTTGCGCCGTATTTCCGCCGAAGGTGCATTTTCGCAGGCATTCGTGCCTATTCTGGCCGAATTCAAGAACCAGCAAGGCCATGACGCGACCAAGGCGCTGGTCGATGCGACTTCGACCGTGCTGGCGTGGGCGCTTGCGCTGCTCTCACTGATCGGCGTGGCGGGGGCTTCGTGGGTCGTGCTGATCGTCGCTTCTGGCTTGCGCGCCGAGGGCGAGGCCTTCACCCTGGCCGTGACGATGACGCGCATCATGTTCCCGTACATCGTTTTTATTTCGCTCACGTCCCTGGCGTCGGGCGTACTCAATACCTACAAGAACTTCTCGCTGCCCGCGTTCGCTCCCGTGCTGCTGAATCTCGCTTTTATCGCGGCGGCGGTGTTTGTCGCCCCCTATTTGCAAACGCCCGTATATGCGCTGGCATGGGCCGTGATTGTCGGCGGCGTGCTGCAGTTCATGGTCCAGTTGCCCGGGCTGAAGAAAATCGGCATGTTGCCGCACATTGGACTGAACCCGTTACGTGCGCTGGCGCATCGCGGCGTGAAACGGGTGCTGGCGAAGATGGTGCCCGCGATGTTTGCCGTATCCGTGGCGCAGATCAGTCTCATTATCAACACCAATATTGCTTCGCATATCGGCCCCGGCGCGGTGTCATGGATCAATTACGCCGACCGTCTGATGGAGTTTCCCACTGCGCTGCTGGGCGTGGCGCTGGGCACGATCTTGCTGCCAAGCTTGTCGCAAGCGCATGTCGATGCCGATGCGCACGAATACTCAGCGCTGCTCGACTGGGGTTTGCGTGTGACGTTCCTGCTTGCCGCGCCGAGCGCGGTCGCGCTGTTTTTCTTTGCCGAGCCGCTGACGGCGACGCTTTTTCATTACGGCAAGTTCGATGGCCATGCGGTGGTGATGGTCGCGCGGGCGCTGGCCGCTTATGGCGTTGGCCTGATTGGGCTGATTCTGATCAAGATTCTGGCACCCGGTTTTTACGCCAAGCAGGACATCAAGACGCCGGTGAAGATCGGCATCGGTGTGCTGATCGTGACCCAGATCGGCAATCTGGTTTTTGTGCCGCTGCTAGCGCATGCCGGGCTCACCTTGAGTGTGGGGCTTGGCGCGTGTGTGAATGCGCTGCTGCTTTTCATTGGTTTGCGGCGGCGCGGGATTTACATGCCATCCCAGGGCTGGTTGCTGTTTTTTGCCCAACTGGTAGGGGCGTGCTTTGTGCTGGCAGGGGCGATGCACTGGTTTTCGGGCAGTTTCGACTGGATCGGCCTGCATGCCAGACCGCTTGAGCGTATCGCGTTGCTTGGCGCATGCCTTGTGTTATTCGCCGTACTTTATTTCGGTATGCTCTGGGCGATGGGTTTTAAATACACTTATTTCAGACGACGAGTGGCGTGA